TGTTGTTGAACGTCGACTTGATGTGGGCCTGGCCCAGCGCGATGTTCTTCTTCTCCTTGCGGCGCGGCTTGCGCGCGGCAGTCTTGGCCTGTGCCATGTTGCGTTCTCCCTAAATCCTGGGGGCCGCGCCTTAGCGCGCCTTCTTCTTGCCGGCGACGGTGCGCTTGGGGCCCTTGCGGGTACGCGCGTTCGTCTTGGTGCGCTGACCGCGCACGGGGAGGCCGCGGCGGTGGCGCAGGCCCTCGTAGGAACCGATCTCGACCTTGCGGCGGATGTCGGCGGCGACCTCGCGGCGCAGGTCACCCTCCACCTTGAAGTTGCCTTCGATGTAGTCGCGGAGGGCGATGAGCTGGTCGTCGCTGAGGTCCTTGACGCGGATGTTCTCGTCGATCTCCGTCGCGGTGAGGATCTCGTTCGAGCGGGTACGGCCGACACCGTAGATGTAGGTGAGGGCGATCACCACGCGCTTGTCGCGCGGGATGTCAACGCCGGCAAGACGTGCCATGCGGTTTCTCCTAGGAGTGAGTGGAGGTGTGGAGCAGGATCGGTGCCCGGGCCTCCGCCCGAGGTGTCCCCCGCGAACGGGTTCTGATCCTGCCTGTGTCGTGTTCAGTTGTGGGATTCGGATGGGTTTCGATACGCGTCGCCTTCGGCGGCGCTACTCAACCTTGACCTGGATCGCATCAACGCGGGCTTCGCTCGCATTGATCCGACCCACGTCAGCCCTGGCGCTGCTTGTGGCGCGGGTTGGACTTGCAGATCACCATGACGCGGCCGTGGCGGCGGATGACCTTGCAGTGGTCGCAGATGGGCTTGACGGAGGGGTTGACCTTCATGATTTCTTCTCTTCGCTGTCTTCGCCGGGCGCACGTCGCTCGCTGAGCGTGCCGACGTGC
This window of the Microbacterium sp. SSM24 genome carries:
- the rpsM gene encoding 30S ribosomal protein S13, with the protein product MARLAGVDIPRDKRVVIALTYIYGVGRTRSNEILTATEIDENIRVKDLSDDQLIALRDYIEGNFKVEGDLRREVAADIRRKVEIGSYEGLRHRRGLPVRGQRTKTNARTRKGPKRTVAGKKKAR
- the rpmJ gene encoding 50S ribosomal protein L36, with the translated sequence MKVNPSVKPICDHCKVIRRHGRVMVICKSNPRHKQRQG